One window from the genome of Thermus sediminis encodes:
- a CDS encoding acyl-CoA dehydrogenase family protein translates to MALWFEESKEERAVLGPLREFLKAEVAPGAAERDRTGAFPWDLVRKMAQFGVFGATVPEAYGGAGLSTRLFARMVEEIAYHDGALALTVASHNSLAAGHILLAGNEAQKAEFLPRLASGEALGAWGLTEPGSGSDAAALKTRAEKVEGGWRLNGTKQFITQGSVAGVYVILARTDPAPSPERKHLGISAFAFSRPEKGLRVGRKEEKLGLSASDTAQLLLEDLFVPEEGLLGERGKGFYDVLKVLDGGRIGIAAMAVGLGRAALDFAFRHAKEREAFGRPIAEFQGVSFKLAEMATDLEAAKLLYLKAAELKDGGRPYALEAAQAKLFASEVAVKACDQAIQILGGYGYIRDYPVERYWRDARLTRIGEGTSEILKVVIARRLLEGV, encoded by the coding sequence ATGGCCCTCTGGTTTGAGGAGAGCAAGGAGGAGCGGGCGGTCTTGGGGCCCCTTCGGGAGTTCCTGAAGGCCGAGGTGGCCCCGGGAGCGGCGGAACGGGACCGGACGGGGGCCTTCCCCTGGGATCTGGTGCGGAAGATGGCCCAGTTTGGGGTCTTTGGGGCCACGGTGCCCGAGGCCTACGGGGGGGCGGGGCTTTCCACGCGGCTTTTCGCCCGCATGGTGGAGGAGATCGCCTACCATGACGGCGCCCTGGCCCTCACCGTGGCCAGCCACAACTCCCTGGCCGCGGGCCACATCCTCCTAGCGGGGAACGAGGCGCAGAAGGCGGAGTTCCTGCCAAGGCTCGCCTCGGGGGAGGCCTTAGGGGCCTGGGGGCTCACGGAGCCGGGCTCGGGGTCGGACGCCGCCGCCCTCAAGACCCGGGCCGAGAAGGTGGAGGGGGGATGGCGGCTCAACGGCACCAAGCAGTTCATCACCCAGGGGAGCGTGGCCGGGGTCTACGTGATCCTGGCCCGCACCGACCCGGCCCCAAGCCCGGAGAGGAAGCACCTGGGCATCTCCGCCTTCGCCTTCTCCCGCCCCGAGAAGGGGCTTAGGGTGGGGCGGAAGGAGGAGAAGCTGGGGCTTAGCGCCTCGGACACCGCCCAGCTCCTCCTGGAGGACCTCTTCGTCCCCGAGGAGGGGCTTCTGGGGGAGCGGGGGAAGGGTTTTTACGATGTCCTCAAGGTCCTGGACGGGGGAAGGATTGGCATCGCCGCCATGGCCGTGGGCCTCGGCCGGGCTGCCCTGGACTTCGCCTTCCGCCACGCCAAGGAAAGGGAAGCCTTCGGCAGGCCCATCGCCGAGTTCCAAGGGGTCTCCTTCAAGCTGGCGGAGATGGCCACCGACCTAGAAGCGGCCAAGCTCCTTTACCTGAAGGCGGCGGAGCTCAAGGACGGGGGAAGGCCCTATGCCCTCGAGGCCGCCCAGGCCAAGCTCTTCGCCAGCGAGGTGGCGGTGAAGGCCTGCGACCAGGCCATCCAGATCCTGGGGGGCTACGGCTACATAAGGGACTACCCCGTGGAGCGCTACTGGCGGGACGCCCGGCTCACCCGCATCGGGGAGGGGACCAGCGAGATCCTCAAGGTGGTCATCGCCCGGCGTCTTCTAGAAGGGGTGTGA
- a CDS encoding Clp1/GlmU family protein yields the protein MLLLLGPTDVGKTTLALRLLERAKEGYLLDLDPGQGALPGTFALFRYREGNLTLVRRALVGALSPVGVEARALVAALRLARLIPRGSPAIGDTDGLLDPTYRLLQVDALSPAEVLVLGSEALYRALSWRKDLRVRLARPLPEARRKTAAERRRNRLEKLLAHFQEARPRILPLGSTGEPGRLYGLLDAEGFFLAYGRLLAWEGGEGLFLTPHAGEVARLEATRLSLPTPALPG from the coding sequence ATGCTCCTCCTCCTGGGCCCCACGGACGTGGGCAAGACCACCCTGGCCCTAAGGCTTCTGGAGCGGGCCAAGGAAGGGTACCTCCTGGACCTGGACCCGGGGCAGGGGGCCCTGCCCGGCACCTTCGCCCTCTTCCGCTACCGGGAGGGGAACCTCACCCTGGTGCGCCGCGCCTTGGTGGGGGCCCTCTCCCCCGTGGGGGTGGAGGCCAGGGCCCTGGTGGCCGCTCTCCGCCTCGCCCGCCTCATCCCCAGGGGAAGCCCGGCCATAGGGGACACGGATGGCCTCCTGGACCCCACCTACCGCCTCCTCCAGGTGGACGCCCTAAGCCCCGCCGAGGTCCTGGTCCTGGGCTCCGAGGCCCTCTACCGGGCCCTGAGCTGGCGCAAGGACCTCAGGGTGCGCCTGGCCAGGCCCCTTCCCGAGGCCCGGAGGAAGACCGCCGCCGAAAGGAGGCGAAACCGCCTGGAGAAGCTTCTTGCCCACTTCCAGGAGGCGAGGCCCAGAATCCTTCCCCTGGGAAGCACGGGTGAGCCCGGGAGGCTCTACGGCCTCCTGGACGCCGAGGGCTTCTTCCTGGCCTACGGGAGGCTCCTGGCCTGGGAAGGGGGGGAGGGGCTCTTCCTCACCCCCCATGCGGGGGAGGTGGCCCGCCTCGAGGCCACCCGCCTTAGCCTCCCTACCCCCGCACTACCAGGTTGA